Proteins found in one Methanosarcinales archaeon genomic segment:
- a CDS encoding alpha-hydroxy-acid oxidizing protein — protein MGEKYTARYLCTVCKIYIYDEKKGDPETNLAARTTFNNIPGTWRCPICGATRDSLKLIASDELNQVHSQKEEFTLVKVRNNALEKLAGLCGVYKVCDGNPTGGGVRTGFDVMKMLALGANGVLIGRDMIRAAVGGGPEGIKLHFDYLRSDLKRGMVMTGCKSIDDINCRIFDK, from the coding sequence ATGGGGGAAAAATATACGGCAAGATATCTATGCACTGTTTGTAAAATATACATATATGATGAAAAGAAGGGCGATCCAGAGACCAATTTAGCAGCCAGGACTACTTTTAATAATATTCCTGGTACGTGGAGATGCCCAATCTGTGGTGCTACCAGGGATTCATTGAAATTAATAGCCTCAGACGAATTAAACCAGGTACATTCCCAAAAAGAGGAATTTACTCTTGTTAAGGTAAGAAATAACGCGCTTGAAAAACTTGCAGGTCTTTGTGGAGTCTACAAGGTTTGTGACGGTAACCCTACTGGTGGTGGCGTGAGGACCGGATTTGATGTAATGAAAATGCTTGCACTGGGTGCAAATGGTGTATTGATAGGTCGGGATATGATCAGGGCAGCCGTTGGCGGCGGACCCGAAGGGATTAAACTTCACTTTGATTACCTTAGAAGTGATCTGAAACGTGGGATGGTAATGACAGGCTGTAAATCAATTGATGATATTAATTGTAGAATATTCGATAAATAA